One Calonectris borealis chromosome 34, bCalBor7.hap1.2, whole genome shotgun sequence genomic window carries:
- the HSD17B10 gene encoding 3-hydroxyacyl-CoA dehydrogenase type-2 isoform X1, translating to MAAIRSVKVPGLVALVTGGASGLGRATVERLVDQGARVVLLDLPASPGVQLAKELGERCAFAPADVTSAEEVGAALTLTQKEFGRLDLAVNCAGVGIAVKTYNSKKDKVHELEDFQRVINVNLVGTFNVIRLSARLMSQNKPDPDGHRGLVVNTASVAAFEGQVGQAAYSASKGGIVAMTLPIARDLAPLGIRVVTIAPGLFSTPLLAGLPEKVRNFLGQQVPFPSRLGHPAEYAHLVQALAENPMVNGEVVRLDGALRMQP from the exons ATGGCCGCCATCCGCAGCGTGAAGGTACCG ggactgGTGGCCTTGGTGACCGGCGGTGCCTCGGGACTGGGACGAGCCACGGTGGAACGACTGGTGGACCAAGGAGCTCGGGTGGTCCTCCTCGACCTCCCCGCGTCACCGGGGGTCCAGCTGGCCAAGGAGTTGGGAGAACGCTGCGCCTTCGCCCCCGCCGAC GTGACGTCGGCCGAGGAGGTGGGAGCCGCCTTGACCTTGACCCAGAAGGAGTTTGGGCGGCTGGACCTGGCGGTGAACTGCGCCGGGGTGGGCATCGCCGTCAAGACCTACAACAGCAAGAAGGACAAGGTGCACGAGCTGGAGGACTTCCAGAGGGTCATCAAC gtGAACCTGGTGGGGACCTTCAACGTCATCCGCCTCAGCGCCCGCCTGATGAGCCAGAACAAACCCGACCCCGACGGCCACCGAGGCCTGGTGGTCAACACGGCCAGCGTGGCCGCCTTCGAGGGGCAG GTGGGTCAAGCGGCTTATTCGGCCTCCAAGGGCGGCATCGTGGCCATGACCCTCCCCATCGCCCGCGACCTGGCGCCGTTGGGGATCCGGGTGGTCACCATCGCTCCGG GGTTGTTCTCCACCCCCTTGTTGGCCGGTTTGCCTGAAAAAGTTCGGAATTTTTTGGGACAACAAGTGCCTTTTCCGTCCCGGTTGGGACACCCGGCTGAATACGCCCACCTGGTGCAGGCTTTGGCCGAGAACCCCATGGTCAACGGGGAGGTGGTGAGGCTGGACGGGGCCCTCCGCATGCAGCCGTAA
- the HSD17B10 gene encoding 3-hydroxyacyl-CoA dehydrogenase type-2 isoform X2: MAAIRSVKGLVALVTGGASGLGRATVERLVDQGARVVLLDLPASPGVQLAKELGERCAFAPADVTSAEEVGAALTLTQKEFGRLDLAVNCAGVGIAVKTYNSKKDKVHELEDFQRVINVNLVGTFNVIRLSARLMSQNKPDPDGHRGLVVNTASVAAFEGQVGQAAYSASKGGIVAMTLPIARDLAPLGIRVVTIAPGLFSTPLLAGLPEKVRNFLGQQVPFPSRLGHPAEYAHLVQALAENPMVNGEVVRLDGALRMQP, encoded by the exons ATGGCCGCCATCCGCAGCGTGAAG ggactgGTGGCCTTGGTGACCGGCGGTGCCTCGGGACTGGGACGAGCCACGGTGGAACGACTGGTGGACCAAGGAGCTCGGGTGGTCCTCCTCGACCTCCCCGCGTCACCGGGGGTCCAGCTGGCCAAGGAGTTGGGAGAACGCTGCGCCTTCGCCCCCGCCGAC GTGACGTCGGCCGAGGAGGTGGGAGCCGCCTTGACCTTGACCCAGAAGGAGTTTGGGCGGCTGGACCTGGCGGTGAACTGCGCCGGGGTGGGCATCGCCGTCAAGACCTACAACAGCAAGAAGGACAAGGTGCACGAGCTGGAGGACTTCCAGAGGGTCATCAAC gtGAACCTGGTGGGGACCTTCAACGTCATCCGCCTCAGCGCCCGCCTGATGAGCCAGAACAAACCCGACCCCGACGGCCACCGAGGCCTGGTGGTCAACACGGCCAGCGTGGCCGCCTTCGAGGGGCAG GTGGGTCAAGCGGCTTATTCGGCCTCCAAGGGCGGCATCGTGGCCATGACCCTCCCCATCGCCCGCGACCTGGCGCCGTTGGGGATCCGGGTGGTCACCATCGCTCCGG GGTTGTTCTCCACCCCCTTGTTGGCCGGTTTGCCTGAAAAAGTTCGGAATTTTTTGGGACAACAAGTGCCTTTTCCGTCCCGGTTGGGACACCCGGCTGAATACGCCCACCTGGTGCAGGCTTTGGCCGAGAACCCCATGGTCAACGGGGAGGTGGTGAGGCTGGACGGGGCCCTCCGCATGCAGCCGTAA
- the NAA10 gene encoding N-alpha-acetyltransferase 10 produces the protein MNIRNARPEDLMNMQHCNLLCLPENYQMKYYFYHGLSWPQLSYIAEDENGKIVGYVLAKMEEDPDDVPHGHITSLAVKRSHRRLGLAQKLMDQASRAMIENFNAKYVSLHVRKSNRAALHLYSNTLNFQISEVEPKYYADGEDAYAMKRDLTQMADELRKQVEQKERGRPPAPTEPPRGGEGVCGSGGAPPQPPAVPPPPEDGGADSKDLSEVSETTESTDVKDSSEASDSAS, from the exons ATGAACATCCGGAATGCGCGG CCGGAGGACCTGATGAACATGCAACACTGCaacctgctctgcctgcccgAGAATTACCAGATGAAGTATTACTTCTACCACGGCCTCTCCTGGCCCCAG ctctcctaCATCGCTGAGGACGAGAACGGGAAGATCGTGGGTTACGTCCTGGCCAAGAT GGAGGAGGACCCCGATGACGTCCCACACGGGCACATCACGTCCCTG gcggtGAAGAGATCCCACCGGCGCCTGGGGCTGGCGCAGAAGCTGATGGACCAGGCGTCCCGGGCCATGATCGAGAACTTCAACGCCAAGTACGTCTCCCTCCACGTCCGCAAGAG CAACCGGGCGGCTCTGCACCTCTACTCCAACACCCTCAACTTCCA gatcAGCGAGGTGGAACCCAAATACTACGCGGACGGGGAGGACGCCTACGCCATGAAGCGGGACCTCACCCAAATGGCGGACGAG CTGCGGAAGCAGGTGGAGCAGAAGGAACGTGGCCGCCCCCCGGCACCCACCGagcccccccggggtggggagggggtttgtGGAagtgggggggcccccccccaacCTCCGGCCGTGCCCCCCCCTCCCGAAGACGGGGGGGCCGACAGTAAAGACCTCAGCGAGGTGAGCGAGACCACCGAGAGCACCGACGTCAAAGACAGCTCCGAGGCCTCCGACTCCGCTTCGTag
- the LOC142074268 gene encoding U8 snoRNA-decapping enzyme-like, whose protein sequence is MWEREEQLPLSRAEALALERSGKRAAGPGWRHACHVLLYAPLPAGSPPPGYAVLMQLRFDGRFGFPGGLVEPGEESLEAGLHRELREELGPAAAGLRLRPRHHRSAKVWPAGGTGSGSDAGLVTHFYIRRLRLEELVAIERGGPRAPEHGLEVQGLVRVPLGGGLPAFLRHRFAGDAREQLLGALPTLGIRPPHNEEPAGDPPKPGRPPN, encoded by the exons ATGTGGGAGCGCGAAGAGCAGCTGCCGCTGAGCCGGGCGGAGGCGCTGGCCCTGGAGCGGAGCGGGaagcgggcagcggggccgggctggcggcaCGCCTGCCACGTCCTGCTGtacgccccgctgcccgccggctccCCTCCGCCGGGCTACGCCGTACTG ATGCAGCTGCGGTTCGACGGGCGGTTCGGCTTCCCGGGGGGGCTGGTGGAGCCCGGCGAGGAGTCGCTGGAAGCCGGACTGCACCGGGAGCTGCGGGAGGAGctgggcccggcggccgccgggttACGTTTGCGACCCCGCCATCACCGGAGCGCTAAAGTTTGGCCGGCGGGCGGTACCGGAAGCGGAAGTGACGCCGGGTTGGTGACGCATTTCTACATCCggcggttgaggttggaagagttGGTGGCCATCGAGAGGGGCGGCCCGCGGGCACCGGAGCAcggcctggag GTGCAGGGGCTGGTGCGGGTCCCCCTGGGCGGGGGGCTCCCCGCTTTCCTGCGGCACCGCTTCGCCGGGGACGCCCGGGAACAGCTCCTGGGGGCTCTCCCCACCCTCGGCATCCGGCCCCCCCACAACGAGGAACCGgcgggggacccccccaaacccgggAGACCCCCAAACTGa